A genomic region of Fusarium oxysporum Fo47 chromosome VI, complete sequence contains the following coding sequences:
- a CDS encoding mitochondrial 54S ribosomal protein YmL27 — MRPTQALSVGRYRHLRLTTKDVGKGFYKGNRTGSMGRHTKYGGYVIEWNKVRTYAVPPLKDFKLTPFVSRQVKAEPGDYKGLDKGPQDPYFYVEQWKRFNGVD; from the exons ATGAGACCTACACAAGCCCTGTCGGTCGGCCGATACCGCCACCTCAGACTCACAACCAAGGATGTTGGAAAAGGCTTCTACAAGGGTAACCGCACTGGTTCCATGGGTCGACACACAAAGTATGGAGGCTATGTTATCGAGTGGAACAAGGTCCGAACATATGCTGTGCCACCGCTGAAGGATTTCAAG CTTACACCTTTCGTGAGCCGACAAGTCAAGGCGGAGCCTGGTGACTATAAGGGTCTCGATAAGGGTCCTCAAGATCCTTATTTCTACGTTGAGCAATGGAAACGATTTAACGGTGTGGATTAA
- a CDS encoding Gryzun, putative trafficking through golgi-domain-containing protein, which yields MDGYPTGSLDHNVPLLVAAGLNSETNELPLSAELKEQSILLRSELPPIGGEEAEVLAEYFKDVDASAKSWSAFERNEPYRFRIKTTGRSFLLPPRRARLPEGIEPLSEHPTLHSPFSPLSPASALYPDGHIDAQWIKKHQDLVPSVYLCFYPLTNDPNSMTLQDNHIKSDINNLKSALLRSGYKTRLAIVLLADGEGAPLSLAEGIQERLENIRRGTALDPKSVFYIPSQESQDDLKQVVDNVLGVLYTSAVEYYRDLGRHSRKKRSRGIAPQPTVPPTTGTSQTLSLPDWNFRYDFKSAIFAEFRQETDAALQFFKQAYEVLLGQDVLDIIPSWSPRWNEARLLADVIAIRCLRCHLWLGQTTLAVRMWHSHRERIADFVDRRGRGTNNYGWQAWEARWATVMANLIERVGLPALAPATGALFVPPDKSVLGERVSPWELLHHTGYWYRIAARHLVARRKLAYQMPEEDRNSPDTTPASAVASKAFAYDTYMCPEPYQEYPISGKGVNHAQLVIDCLKAATSQFRARKQKRVTGEISLECAREFANLKQWDDAVETLLPFWEDVAFRSEGWLNISEDLCLTLRRIALGARRADLVVAADWELMSNRFVRQPQWHYDITRSLEGITTEEKPSVSLSDEKTGSFISASFVFRNKEGKAGETCTAQLALTSHTFLDAVPISFESLKVEFNGSLRPILLEQGASEDEDSPSTSKISILSLSLKEDYAEGSEDELPTLLKGTSNLTLRPGQTRVFEMKIPLREPGTATASSVTLSHSNASFNLDAKLGIRDTDPIVGWYIQGSSKPRSSRPEAGTIRIHPRPPKMEIKLLEPSAQYYANEAIELEVELINAEEESATAKLDIHLFGKEIPAIRVVTEGNEGSAEATTEEAKVLGLPLGAIKSTASVKMVLHIDAAPGPTTFDLHLKTSYHLDSDVATPIMQLLTVQLNVVNAFEANYDLVPRLHPGPWPSLFDSEGLGDTEEGVARGFTQKWCLLCHYASFAQEDLKVLGMDLNVVSCVGGARCNVSQGPNVSQEGVIVAPKTMHEAQFDLIAQKLTMEDRHPVTLELAFVIQWQRQNRSDGAVNTTTMPVGKYLVLGTEPRVLASVYHATKTEDGMPGLMQLDMTVENPSNHFLTFGLSMEPSEDFAFSGSKQTTLNLLPQSRRTTTYRLLPHVNGVWIRPKLTVRDKYFQKVLRIIPTEGMKIDEEGLLVWVPGKDTSEEEKSEE from the exons ATGGATGGGTATCCGACGGGAAGTTTGGACCACAATGTCCCCCTTCTAGTGGCCGCCGGCCTTAACTCCGAGACGAACGAGCTCCCATTGAGCGCAGAGCTAAAGGAACAGAGCATCCTTCTCCGATCAGAGTTACCACCTATCGGGGGCGAAGAAGCAGAGGTTTTGGCGGAATACttcaaggatgttgatgcgaGCGCAAAGTCGTGGAGTGCCTTTGAGAGAAATGAGCCTTATAGATTTCGCATTAAGACTACAGGAAGA TCGTTTCTATTACCACCTCGTCGAGCTCGTCTCCCAGAAGGCATCGAACCGCTCAGCGAACACCCGACTCTACACTCGCCGTTCTCCCCGCTCAGTCCAGCATCGGCACTATATCCGGATGGTCATATTGATGCGCAATGGATTAAGAAACATCAGGACCTCGTTCCTAGCGTGTACCTGTGCTTCTACCCCCTCACGAACGACCCGAATTCCATGACGCTTCAAGATAACCATATCAAGTCCGATATCAACAATCTCAAGAGTGCTTTATTACGCTCAGGATACAAGACACGGCTAGCTATTGTTCTGCTTGCGGACGGCGAAGGCGCTCCTCTGTCGTTGGCCGAAGGGATTCAAGAGAGACTGGAGAACATACGGAGAGGAACAGCGTTGGACCCAAAGTCGGTCTTTTACATCCCATCACAGGAGTCGCAGGACGATTTAAAACAGGTTGTTGATAATGTCCTGGGCGTGCTTTACACTTCAGCTGTGGAATACTACCGGGATCTTGGACGACATTCCAGGAAGAAGCGATCGCGTGGAATAGCACCTCAACCGACCGTGCCACCTACGACCGGGACATCCCAGACCCTCTCACTCCCAGACTGGAATTTCAGATACGATTTTAAGTCAGCCATATTTGCAGAATTCCGACAAGAGACAGATGCGGCGCTGCAGTTTTTCAAACAAGCATACGAGGTACTTCTTGGACAGGATGTGCTGGACATAATCCCCAGTTGGAGCCCTCGCTGGAATGAGGCGCGACTCTTGGCGGATGTCATAGCTATCCGGTGCTTAAGATGTCACTTGTGGCTCGGCCAAACTACGCTGGCTGTCAGAATGTGGCATTCGCATCGAGAACGGATTGCTGACTTTGTCGATCGACGCGGACGAGGGACCAACAACTATGGATGGCAGGCCTGGGAAGCTCGGTGGGCTACAGTCATGGCAAATTTGATTGAAAGAGTAGGCCTGCCAGCTTTGGCGCCAGCAACGGGAGCTTTGTTTGTCCCGCCGGATAAGTCGGTCCTAGGCGAGCGAGTGTCACCATGGGAGTTGCTGCACCATACAGGCTACTGGTATCGCATAGCGGCACGTCATCTTGTGGCTCGCCGGAAGCTTGCGTATCAGATGCCCGAGGAGGATAGGAATTCGCCAGATACAACTCCTGCATCAGCGGTAGCCAGCAAGGCCTTCGCATACGATACGTACATGTGCCCAGAGCCGTACCAAGAATACCCAATATCGGGCAAAGGAGTAAACCATGCGCAATTGGTCATTGATTGTCTCAAAGCGGCGACCTCACAATTTCGAGCTCGAAAGCAAAAGCGCGTAACGGGTGAGATATCGTTAGAGTGCGCAAGGGAGTTCGCCAATTTGAAACAATGGGATGATGCTGTGGAAACCCTACTACCATTCTGGGAGGATGTGGCGTTCAGATCGGAGGGTTGGCTCAATATATCAGAGGACCTGTGTTTAACTTTGCGAAGAATCGCCCTGGGAGCTCGCCGTGCAGACCTAGTGGTTGCTGCGGACTGGGAACTCATGAGTAACA GGTTCGTGCGGCAGCCACAGTGGCATTACGACATTACCAGATCACTCGAAGGAATTACAACAGAGGAGAAGCCCTCAGTTAGTCTAAGCGACGAAAAGACCGGCTCGTTCATTTCAGCGTCTTTCGTGTTTCGAAATAAAGAGGGCAAGGCTGGCGAGACATGTACCGCTCAGCTTGCGCTCACCTCGCACACGTTTCTCGATGCTGTTCCGATCTCATTTGAGTCCTTGAAGGTCGAGTTCAATGGGAGCCTTAGACCAATATTACTGGAGCAAGGGGCTTCGGAGGACGAGGACTCGCCATCGACCTCCAAGATCTCCATTTTGTCGTTATCGCTGAAGGAAGACTATGCTGAAGGGTCTGAGGATGAACTGCCGACACTGCTCAAAGGAACTTCTAACTTGACACTCCGGCCTGGTCAAACACGAGTTTTCGAAATGAAAATTCCTTTGAGGGAGCCAGGAACTGCTACGGCCTCATCCGTCACACTCTCACACAGCAATGCGAGCTTCAATCTTGACGCTAAACTTGGAATTCGCGACACAGATCCCATTGTTGGCTGGTACATCCAGGGCTCATCAAAACCCAGAAGTAGCCGCCCAGAAGCAGGCACCATCCGTATTCACCCTCGACCGCCAAAGATGGAGATCAAACTCTTGGAACCCTCAGCTCAGTACTACGCAaacgaggccatcgagtTGGAGGTCGAATTGATCAATGCCGAGGAAGAATCCGCTACTGCTAAACTGGATATTCACCTCTTTGGAAAAGAAATACCGGCAATCCGAGTGGTGACGGAAGGTAATGAGGGCAGCGCCGAAGCAACCACAGAGGAGGCCAAAGTCTTGGGACTTCCTTTGGGTGCCATAAAGAGCACAGCATCAGTCAAGATGGTGCTTCATATAGATGCAGCACCGGGCCCCACGACATTTGATTTGCACTTGAAGACGTCGTACCACTTAGACTCAGACGTTGCAACGCCGATTATGCAATTATTGACAGTTCAGCTCAACGTCGTGAATGCATTTGAGGCAAATTACGATTTGGTTCCACGACTTCACCCTGGACCATGGCCGAGTCTATTTGACTCTGAGGGACTGGGAGATACGGAAGAGGGTGTTGCCCGAGGCTTCACGCAGAAGTGGTGCCTACTGTGCCACTATGCCTCATTTGCCCAAGAAGATTTGAAGGTCCTTGGGATGGATCTCAATGTGGTCTCATGCGTTGGTGGTGCAAGATGCAACGTGAGCCAGGGACCGAATGTGTCACAGGAAGGGGTCATTGTTGCCCCCAAGACGATGCACGAGGCACAATTCGATCTGATAGCCCAGAAGCTCACGATGGAAGATCGACACCCTGTCACACTCGAATTGGCATTTGTCATTCAATGGCAACGTCAGAACCGCAGCGACGGAGCCGTCAACACAACAACCATGCCCGTTGGTAAATATCTGGTTTTGGGCACAGAGCCGCGAGTGCTGGCATCGGTGTATCACGCCACTAAAACAGAAGATGGCATGCCGGGGCTGATGCAACTGGACATGACAGTCGAGAATCCATCCAACCACTTCCTTACCTTTGGTCTCAGTATGGAACCGAGTGAGGACTTTGCATTTTCTGGTTCAAAGCAGACAACACTGAACCTGTTACCGCAGTCGAGGCGGACAACGACCTATCGGTTGTTACCGCACGTCAACGGAGTATGGATAAGGCCGAAATTAACGGTACGAGACAAGTATTTCCAAAAAGTGCTACGCATAATACCGACAGAAGGGATGAAGATCGACGAGGAAGGACTTTTGGTCTGGGTTCCCGGAAAGGACACgagcgaagaagagaagtcCGAAGAGTGA
- a CDS encoding Pre-rRNA-processing protein TSR2-domain-containing protein yields MASTESAQMPPAAERQSEFEQAVAYALHLWPALTLSVQNGWGGPDSADKRDWFAGAVADLFPEYTDTPPKNGKVPEDPDLEEVETVLLQIMVDEFEVNVDDDSGTEVAGNILRARASCTLGTFDEVKALRTRWLNRKGTKVEGIFKKAEDADQDTDWESDEDDSEDDEGGADVEMDEAPPLVAVPKEKPQPQVDEDGFTMVTKKKK; encoded by the exons ATGGCCTCTACAGAATCTGCACAGATGCCTCCGGCGG CTGAACGCCAATCCGAGTTCGAGCAAGCCGTCGCATACGCCCTTCACCTATGGCCTGCCCTTACACTCTCAGTCCAGAACGGCTGGGGTGGTCCCGACTCTGCCGACAAGCGCGATTGGTTTGCCGGTGCCGTTGCCGACCTCTTCCCAGAATATACCGATACACCTCCCAAGAATGGAAAGGTTCCCGAGGATCCTGATctagaagaggttgagactGTCCTGCTCCAGATCATGGTTGACGAGTTCGAGGTCAACGTCGACGACGATTCCGGCACAGAAGTTGCTGGAAACATTCTCCGTGCTCGCGCGAGCTGCACTCTCGGAACCTTTGACGAGGTCAAGGCTCTGCGCACACGCTGGTTGAACCGCAAGGGGACAAAGGTTGAGGGTatcttcaagaaggctgaggatgcCGACCAGGACACAGACTGGGAGAGCGATGAAGACGATTCAGAGGATGACGAGGGTGGCGCTGATGTCGAGATGGATGAGGCCCCCCCTCTGGTTGCGGTTCCTAAGGAGAAGCCCCAGCCTCAGGTCGACGAGGATGGCTTCACGATGgtcaccaagaagaagaaataa
- a CDS encoding glucose-repressible protein Grg1: MESLKQAGNYVAETVQQATSGASKEANKEVAKDGNVPISTRATAAKDALGDKIDETTHDKKADVHKEAI, translated from the exons ATGGAGTCCCTCAAGCAAGCCGGCAACTACGTCGCTGAGACCGTTCAGCAGGCCACCTCTGGTGCTTCCAAGGAGGCCAACAAGGAGGTTGCCAAGGACGGCAACGTCCCCATCTCCACCCG TGCCACCGCTGCCAAGGATGCCCTTGGTGACAAGATTGACGAGACCACTCACGACAAGAAGGCCGAC GTCCACAAGGAGGCCATCTAA